In a genomic window of uncultured Sphaerochaeta sp.:
- the infC gene encoding translation initiation factor IF-3 → MATKDLRINRQIRAREVFVIDAEGNQKGIMSVFDAVMLAESAGLDLVEVSPNANPPVCKILDFGKYRYEQEKRLRDAKKNQSVIKMKEIRMQPKIERHDLETKSKFIGDFLAEGNKVKVSIRFRGRELAHTELGKVVLDKILAQLTENGVGYNLDRDALMEGKMMSMIVSPSKTNAAQVKKDNQ, encoded by the coding sequence TTGGCTACGAAGGATTTGAGGATCAATAGACAGATCCGCGCGAGAGAAGTGTTCGTCATTGATGCTGAAGGAAATCAGAAGGGCATCATGAGTGTGTTTGACGCTGTCATGCTTGCTGAGAGTGCAGGATTGGATTTGGTGGAGGTGTCTCCCAACGCAAACCCACCTGTCTGCAAGATTCTCGACTTCGGAAAGTACCGCTACGAGCAGGAAAAGCGGCTTAGGGATGCCAAGAAAAACCAGAGTGTCATCAAGATGAAAGAGATCAGGATGCAGCCCAAGATCGAAAGACATGATCTTGAGACAAAATCCAAGTTCATCGGTGATTTCCTGGCAGAGGGAAACAAGGTCAAGGTGAGCATACGCTTCCGTGGCCGTGAATTGGCTCATACCGAACTCGGTAAGGTGGTGCTTGATAAGATACTTGCCCAGCTTACGGAAAATGGTGTAGGCTACAACCTTGACCGAGACGCATTGATGGAAGGCAAGATGATGAGTATGATCGTCAGTCCCTCCAAGACCAATGCTGCCCAAGTCAAGAAGGACAATCAGTAA
- the rpmI gene encoding 50S ribosomal protein L35, translated as MPKMKTRRSAAKRFRVTGTGKVRYKKQGLRHILTKKSSKRKGNLRASGILEDMEAKRAKSMLPYA; from the coding sequence ATGCCCAAGATGAAAACAAGAAGATCCGCTGCAAAGCGGTTCCGCGTCACAGGAACCGGGAAGGTCCGCTACAAAAAGCAGGGTCTTCGCCACATTCTCACCAAGAAAAGCAGTAAGCGCAAGGGTAACCTCCGTGCTTCTGGAATCCTCGAAGATATGGAAGCAAAGAGAGCCAAATCCATGCTTCCGTACGCGTAA
- a CDS encoding class II fructose-bisphosphate aldolase, whose product MTSYKELGLVNTRDMFAKAVKGGYAIPAYNFNNMEQLQAIIQACVATKSPVILQVSKGARDYANINLLRNMARGAGEYAAELGCSIPIVLHLDHGDSFETCKECIDNGFSSVMIDGSHFSYEENIALTKKVVEYAHAHDVTVEGELGVLAGIEDEVSSAVSHYTKPEEVVDFVSRTGVDSLAISIGTSHGANKFVPEQCTRNAEGVLIPPALRFDILEEIEKQLPGFPIVLHGSSSVPMEYVNMILEFGGKLKDSVGIPEEQLRKAAKSAVCKINIDSDGRLAMTAMIRKVLAEKPGEFDPRKYLGPAREELKKMYMHKNINVLGSANHA is encoded by the coding sequence ATGACATCCTATAAGGAACTCGGTCTGGTCAATACCAGAGACATGTTTGCAAAAGCAGTCAAGGGCGGTTATGCCATTCCTGCCTATAACTTCAACAATATGGAGCAGCTGCAGGCCATCATCCAGGCTTGCGTGGCAACCAAGTCCCCCGTCATCCTCCAGGTTTCCAAAGGAGCACGTGACTATGCCAACATCAACTTGCTGAGAAACATGGCTCGTGGAGCCGGTGAGTATGCCGCCGAGCTCGGTTGCTCCATCCCCATTGTGCTTCACCTTGACCACGGTGATAGCTTCGAGACCTGCAAGGAGTGCATCGACAACGGATTCTCTTCTGTCATGATCGACGGTTCCCACTTCAGCTACGAGGAAAACATTGCCCTTACCAAGAAGGTTGTGGAGTATGCACATGCACACGATGTAACCGTTGAAGGTGAACTCGGCGTGCTTGCCGGCATCGAGGATGAGGTCAGTTCTGCAGTCAGCCACTACACCAAGCCCGAGGAAGTCGTGGACTTTGTCTCCCGCACCGGTGTTGACTCCCTTGCCATTTCCATCGGAACCAGCCATGGCGCAAACAAGTTCGTCCCCGAGCAGTGCACCCGCAATGCCGAAGGCGTCCTGATTCCGCCTGCGCTCCGCTTCGACATCCTTGAGGAAATCGAGAAGCAGCTTCCTGGTTTCCCCATTGTGCTGCACGGTTCCTCCTCCGTCCCGATGGAGTATGTAAACATGATTCTTGAGTTTGGCGGCAAGCTGAAGGACAGTGTCGGCATTCCCGAGGAACAGCTTCGCAAGGCGGCCAAGAGCGCTGTGTGCAAGATCAACATCGACAGCGATGGCAGACTTGCCATGACTGCTATGATCCGCAAGGTTCTTGCAGAGAAGCCCGGTGAATTCGATCCCCGCAAGTACCTCGGACCGGCCCGTGAAGAGCTGAAGAAGATGTACATGCACAAGAACATCAACGTACTCGGTTCTGCCAACCACGCATAA